From a single Bacteroidota bacterium genomic region:
- a CDS encoding PD-(D/E)XK nuclease family protein → MTRAIPTNPETFPPESVRGRYLLTGLSCDPLWQRVASLTRWPDADRLCFVIPNYRYRTFLERELLRLSGKPGVVLPDILTIDQVWVNEVLNPDNRKLESADQRSWLIRKAIRTAGKDLTRTSPAEGWTEPVSKTFRLLDSVSSGGLNRNFEDPVIRDLFGSDSDLMGKLWPVYREFRSIQTSLSLVSREQVSDYFISGRSWSSRYDAVVFCGLDEWIPAHWEYLTQLTSEVPLVIWMDDLSHDLPEQKPDWSIFLPAHQHESFPSQEAIPRELTGFRTAREEVEWMAASIRESGVSLHDCCVVVPDPATYHPWITLIFREAGIPFNLSIGTRVSSTPVGRLVHDWLQVAVGEAGYQEMKAFLLNPIIDRPDQVRWLDGVMELQPEPTHLDEWLSAESFSGIRRDESFWKSVSGHAEDLRRCTQFADWCRQLADWLSSLIRFREATDRHLMPFEGWQAFNLILKTLDQLAAEPGWDLLLDRTDFAPCLRQRLMTVSSRPPVRDGVQILGPMEIQGYRFSQLYLCGLNHHFFPSRASTGTLISFRMLAGADEYFIRQFLKREEVSFQRVLKNPVNQVYLTGSVATGDTQFFPSVYVQKMGIPILPGEKTTPGIRGIRQTLIGAADEENWPVFIRDRRAAARHQTLAGSWMSRDGLLSDAVTFWWRPVLNRLQAGMSATRLDRFGHCGQWFWYEDVLRLKNPEWYDPVMNAAERGKVLHETLRRFLASHQGAPDPYRPDEEVLLELRAHFLESSEKSYQTGQFMHESEKNYILNSPSSPLVHYWQLEKALRTAFPQMRTLYTEQAFGRPSSDSWPALTLGEWVFSGSIDRIDQIGDEEHSTGIVDYKTSSKDKTGDLIAEFRAFQLLIYTLASAGHVPQPRFLTNLLLGGKPADLQTRLQPWLGSLTDFRTITGNPRVGGKLTKMVHQEGLSVFTDRWTEGLTNTLTRLERGEFLMNQTAHHTGVTGCPDYCDFRQVCRRDPDRTALLSSEMTGGDE, encoded by the coding sequence TTGACCCGGGCGATTCCTACCAATCCTGAGACATTTCCTCCGGAAAGTGTCCGCGGCCGGTATCTACTCACCGGCCTGTCCTGTGATCCGTTGTGGCAACGGGTGGCCTCATTGACCCGCTGGCCGGATGCAGACCGTTTATGTTTCGTCATTCCGAACTACCGGTACCGGACTTTCCTGGAACGTGAATTGCTTCGGCTATCAGGCAAGCCCGGTGTGGTGTTGCCCGACATTCTTACCATCGATCAGGTTTGGGTGAATGAGGTTCTGAACCCGGATAACAGAAAACTTGAAAGCGCAGATCAGCGGTCATGGCTGATCAGAAAAGCCATCCGCACGGCTGGAAAGGATTTAACCAGGACCTCACCGGCGGAAGGCTGGACCGAACCGGTCAGTAAGACATTCCGGTTGCTGGATAGCGTTTCATCGGGTGGGTTGAACAGGAATTTTGAAGACCCGGTGATCAGGGATCTTTTTGGCAGCGATTCGGACCTGATGGGAAAGTTATGGCCCGTCTACCGTGAATTCCGGTCCATTCAAACCAGTCTGAGCCTGGTTTCCCGTGAACAGGTGAGCGATTATTTCATTTCCGGCCGGTCCTGGTCCAGCCGGTATGATGCTGTGGTGTTCTGTGGACTGGATGAATGGATTCCGGCTCATTGGGAGTATTTGACTCAGTTAACCTCAGAAGTACCACTGGTTATCTGGATGGATGATCTCAGTCATGATCTGCCTGAACAGAAACCCGATTGGTCCATTTTTCTTCCGGCTCATCAGCATGAGTCCTTTCCATCTCAGGAAGCTATTCCCCGTGAATTAACCGGGTTCCGGACTGCAAGAGAAGAGGTTGAATGGATGGCTGCCTCCATTCGTGAGTCCGGAGTGAGTCTGCACGATTGCTGTGTGGTGGTGCCCGATCCGGCTACTTACCATCCCTGGATTACCTTGATTTTCAGAGAGGCGGGGATTCCCTTTAATCTGTCGATTGGAACCCGGGTTTCCTCCACCCCGGTTGGACGTCTGGTTCACGATTGGTTACAGGTGGCAGTGGGTGAGGCCGGTTACCAGGAAATGAAGGCCTTCCTGCTTAATCCGATCATTGACCGGCCCGATCAGGTCAGATGGCTTGATGGCGTGATGGAGCTGCAACCGGAACCAACCCATCTGGATGAATGGTTGTCTGCGGAATCATTCTCTGGAATCCGCAGGGATGAGTCTTTCTGGAAATCGGTTTCCGGACATGCAGAGGACTTGCGCAGGTGTACTCAATTTGCGGACTGGTGTCGTCAACTGGCCGATTGGCTTTCGTCCCTGATCCGGTTCAGGGAAGCAACGGATCGCCATCTGATGCCTTTCGAAGGCTGGCAGGCCTTCAATCTGATTCTCAAAACACTTGATCAACTTGCCGCCGAGCCCGGATGGGATTTGCTGCTCGACCGAACTGATTTTGCACCTTGTCTGAGGCAGCGGCTTATGACTGTTTCCAGCCGTCCGCCGGTCAGAGATGGGGTTCAGATTTTGGGTCCGATGGAAATTCAGGGGTACCGGTTCTCACAATTGTATCTCTGTGGTCTGAATCATCATTTCTTTCCCTCACGGGCCTCAACCGGAACCCTGATCAGTTTCCGCATGCTTGCCGGCGCCGATGAATATTTCATCCGGCAGTTTCTTAAAAGAGAGGAAGTCAGTTTTCAACGGGTGCTTAAAAACCCGGTGAATCAGGTGTATCTGACGGGTTCAGTGGCCACTGGCGACACACAATTTTTTCCTTCGGTTTATGTTCAGAAAATGGGAATCCCAATTCTTCCGGGGGAGAAAACCACACCTGGAATCCGGGGAATCAGGCAGACTCTCATTGGTGCTGCAGACGAGGAAAACTGGCCGGTTTTCATCCGCGACCGCCGGGCGGCCGCAAGGCATCAGACTCTCGCAGGCAGTTGGATGTCACGGGATGGGTTGCTTTCCGACGCTGTTACCTTCTGGTGGCGTCCCGTTCTGAACCGGCTGCAGGCTGGCATGTCGGCTACGCGTCTGGACCGTTTTGGTCACTGCGGTCAATGGTTCTGGTATGAGGATGTGCTCCGTTTAAAGAATCCGGAATGGTATGATCCGGTAATGAATGCAGCGGAACGGGGCAAGGTGCTTCATGAAACCCTCAGGCGTTTTCTGGCCTCCCATCAGGGTGCCCCTGATCCGTATCGTCCCGATGAGGAGGTGTTGCTGGAACTCAGGGCTCATTTTTTGGAGTCATCCGAAAAAAGCTATCAGACCGGGCAGTTCATGCATGAATCCGAAAAAAATTATATTCTGAACAGTCCATCCTCGCCGCTTGTTCATTACTGGCAATTGGAAAAAGCCCTCAGAACTGCCTTTCCACAAATGAGGACCCTTTACACAGAGCAGGCCTTTGGCAGACCCTCTTCCGATTCTTGGCCAGCCCTTACCCTGGGTGAATGGGTTTTTTCGGGGAGTATAGACCGGATTGATCAGATTGGGGATGAAGAACATTCAACCGGCATTGTTGATTATAAAACATCATCGAAAGATAAAACCGGTGACTTGATCGCTGAATTCCGAGCGTTTCAGTTGCTGATTTACACCCTTGCATCAGCTGGTCATGTACCACAGCCACGTTTTCTGACGAACCTGCTGCTGGGAGGGAAGCCAGCCGATCTTCAAACCCGCTTACAACCCTGGCTGGGTTCACTGACTGATTTCAGAACCATAACCGGAAACCCAAGGGTGGGCGGAAAACTCACAAAAATGGTTCATCAGGAAGGACTGTCTGTTTTTACCGACCGATGGACAGAGGGGTTGACCAACACATTAACCCGGCTGGAACGTGGTGAGTTTCTTATGAATCAAACGGCGCATCATACTGGTGTAACCGGGTGTCCCGATTATTGCGATTTCAGGCAGGTGTGCCGACGGGATCCCGACAGAACCGCCCTGCTTTCCTCCGAAATGACCGGGGGCGATGAATGA
- a CDS encoding universal stress protein produces MKSILVPVDFSVTSDQVVRAATQLSRKTGAELVLFHSIEAFLAPLSSDFTGLEPLAYQEMMAALGDQYQNRLNEMAGQIRKSGIEVSVRMSVGRAHLMIADASLSLQSDLIMIGKTGHTQLHYILLGSTTERLLRVTGTPVLSVSRQDETALESVRKIGLPLDMSEESLQILPAAVSWAKQWGATLELIHVDVLGKYMNADRDFFPDLALRHPLIQEVSFKKVILNGEKVTDLLLAYGRENDIGLWMQTSQGSGHLTSVLIGSRAEHLIRHSEKPVYTQRIVKR; encoded by the coding sequence ATGAAATCCATTCTGGTACCTGTAGATTTTTCTGTCACATCCGATCAGGTGGTCCGTGCCGCCACCCAACTGTCAAGGAAAACCGGCGCAGAATTGGTTCTTTTTCACTCGATTGAGGCGTTTCTGGCACCCCTCAGTTCAGATTTTACCGGACTTGAGCCATTGGCCTATCAGGAAATGATGGCTGCTTTGGGTGACCAGTACCAGAACCGGTTAAATGAAATGGCCGGCCAGATCCGGAAATCCGGTATTGAGGTTTCGGTGAGGATGTCGGTCGGACGGGCTCACCTGATGATTGCCGACGCTTCGTTATCCCTGCAGTCCGATCTGATTATGATCGGGAAAACCGGCCATACTCAATTGCATTATATCCTTCTGGGAAGCACCACTGAACGATTGCTTCGTGTAACGGGAACGCCGGTGCTGTCGGTCAGCCGTCAGGATGAAACGGCGCTGGAGTCGGTCCGGAAAATTGGTTTGCCTCTGGATATGTCAGAAGAATCGTTGCAGATACTGCCAGCCGCCGTTTCCTGGGCAAAGCAATGGGGAGCCACGCTCGAACTGATCCATGTGGATGTTCTGGGCAAATACATGAATGCAGACCGTGATTTTTTCCCTGACCTTGCCCTCCGGCATCCCCTTATTCAGGAGGTTTCATTTAAAAAGGTCATTCTCAACGGGGAAAAGGTGACCGACCTGCTTCTGGCTTATGGCAGAGAAAATGACATCGGACTTTGGATGCAGACCAGTCAGGGCAGTGGCCATCTGACCTCGGTTCTGATTGGTTCCCGAGCCGAACATCTGATCAGACACTCTGAAAAACCGGTCTACACCCAACGGATTGTGAAGCGTTGA
- a CDS encoding UvrD-helicase domain-containing protein → MNQYSWPWLQSASESQLAGLATEQNLVVTAGAGAGKTSVLTSRYLHLILNEKVPPARILAVTFTRNAAAEMKSRIAAELQRLSRLPEGELPMRLLDSVAMADIITFDSLFQTLLSGIGPRLGASPSIRIIEAWEKTSLIRDVKNRFYNWVNQSGTTETVSGINVEECRAIIRDWMNSADFSYQLKEAEKLAFYPVSNRDFFLFGLAAQLGSRWSVDYYHFLNRLASGDLSEAATNGIRMVNPALGRYLGDDYLIDLSAESPADLIRGTHRALTGLGHLSQSPLLDAESREAVLVLARLLIGEPEAVLAEIRSAGQFFYQQSVMVTILQTWFREMKNQKGVTEFQDVQHDLFYFLKGENPQTEIRHTLADWYDHVLVDEFQDTNFDQWEILRPLISDPVTGHLKPKGLFIVGDPKQSIFRFRGAQVSMFSEVTQRVVGQEFPGKSLHLADNYRSLPVILNVVNRVFERTFQVNPAGEPLPGQVPFEPMKAGLTPDSFAGEVHLVITPAADRISQTVSEITQWLEKASAGQLAGFDPSQDRLAVIANRNKTLDDLAAALRSSRVAFRRSREENILKRQEGTDLVNLLHWLSDPDDNQQFVALWRSPFVQLSDEWLLLLFDSATGNPPDSFYQTFIRTRFPDELKSRSESGLWDLNQTRLPVWIERAKSLTPSQIVWEICTDSDAWTVWSAMPQGEEVIRNIMRMLGEMGALESRQTVSLSSMADRLSTLKEEDEGMNEAGYLKPGQPGIDLLTVHKAKGLTYHSVLVLDDFSAKSSGKGQSWVRHDELGYVFKGLSSEGSRESGFPLFKLISQRLQQDDQAESNRVFYVAMTRATHYLMVIGEAEKKNRMTAVWAVCQESGLPDGVFIRQSGQGPESFPGTPFLPGRPDGMGPSQWEQLRLSWKSSPLQSDSWFTNFTATGLMAVNQCGTASRLKKIAINRRSGSSRGAVTGTVLHQLLAMDHWPEEADRRVLADSLSESEWKEVLAEAERIRSGAEYLHWSSLSNRHELSFFIEVGGRYLQGSVDWLVLDGSRGVIIDFKSNQIRTTIGDLFKQYDLQFDVYTVAAASLFPDLTEFEQVLFSTKTGQTFRKMVQRREVESIRQNLSHFIHRIEKGEFDRDYRDIEAESCPSCPFHSWCYQKEDIQSMQVLTDD, encoded by the coding sequence ATGAACCAGTACAGCTGGCCGTGGCTTCAATCGGCTTCTGAAAGTCAGTTAGCAGGATTAGCCACCGAACAGAATCTCGTGGTGACTGCAGGGGCGGGCGCAGGAAAAACCAGCGTGCTCACCTCCCGGTATCTTCATCTGATTCTGAATGAAAAAGTACCGCCTGCCAGAATACTCGCGGTTACCTTTACCCGGAACGCAGCCGCCGAAATGAAATCCCGTATTGCTGCCGAGCTTCAAAGACTTTCCCGGTTGCCAGAGGGGGAGCTCCCCATGCGGCTGCTCGACTCGGTGGCCATGGCTGATATTATCACGTTTGATTCACTTTTTCAGACTCTTCTGTCGGGTATCGGACCCCGGTTAGGTGCCAGTCCCTCTATCCGGATTATCGAAGCCTGGGAAAAAACCAGTCTGATTCGGGATGTGAAAAACCGGTTTTATAACTGGGTGAATCAGTCCGGGACGACCGAAACAGTCTCAGGAATCAATGTGGAGGAATGCCGGGCCATTATCAGAGACTGGATGAACTCGGCCGACTTTTCCTATCAGCTGAAGGAAGCTGAAAAACTGGCCTTTTACCCGGTGTCGAATCGTGACTTCTTTCTTTTCGGACTGGCCGCACAGCTTGGTTCCCGATGGTCGGTTGATTATTACCATTTTCTAAACCGGTTGGCTTCGGGTGATTTGTCTGAAGCAGCTACCAATGGAATCCGGATGGTAAATCCGGCACTTGGCCGGTATCTGGGTGATGACTATTTGATTGATCTTTCAGCAGAGTCTCCTGCCGATCTCATACGCGGAACGCACAGGGCGCTGACGGGTCTGGGGCATTTATCCCAAAGTCCGTTGCTGGATGCAGAAAGCCGGGAGGCGGTCCTGGTTCTGGCAAGACTCCTTATCGGTGAACCAGAGGCTGTTTTAGCGGAGATCCGGTCGGCTGGTCAGTTTTTTTATCAGCAATCGGTCATGGTGACCATTCTCCAAACCTGGTTCAGGGAAATGAAGAATCAGAAAGGGGTCACCGAATTCCAGGATGTCCAGCATGATTTGTTTTATTTTCTGAAAGGGGAAAATCCGCAAACTGAAATCAGACATACCCTGGCCGATTGGTATGATCATGTGCTGGTCGATGAATTTCAGGACACCAACTTTGATCAGTGGGAAATCCTTCGTCCCCTCATTTCCGATCCGGTTACCGGTCACCTGAAGCCAAAGGGTCTGTTTATTGTGGGTGATCCGAAACAATCCATTTTCAGATTCCGCGGTGCACAGGTTTCCATGTTCAGTGAGGTGACACAACGGGTGGTCGGTCAGGAATTTCCGGGAAAATCACTCCATCTGGCCGACAATTACCGTTCATTGCCCGTCATTCTGAATGTGGTTAACCGGGTTTTTGAAAGAACTTTTCAGGTAAATCCTGCCGGAGAACCGTTGCCGGGGCAGGTGCCCTTTGAACCCATGAAAGCCGGTTTGACGCCAGATTCTTTTGCAGGTGAAGTTCATTTGGTTATAACGCCTGCAGCCGACCGGATCTCACAGACTGTTTCTGAAATCACTCAGTGGCTTGAAAAAGCCAGTGCAGGTCAACTGGCGGGATTTGATCCTTCACAAGACCGGCTGGCGGTTATTGCCAACCGGAACAAGACCCTTGATGACCTGGCTGCGGCGCTCCGGTCTTCCCGGGTTGCTTTCAGAAGGAGCAGGGAAGAAAATATCCTGAAACGACAGGAAGGCACCGATCTGGTTAACCTGCTTCACTGGCTTTCCGATCCGGATGATAACCAACAGTTTGTTGCGCTCTGGAGAAGTCCGTTTGTTCAGCTGTCAGATGAATGGTTGCTGCTCCTTTTCGATTCTGCAACAGGAAATCCGCCTGACTCGTTTTACCAGACCTTTATCCGCACCCGGTTTCCCGATGAATTGAAATCACGGTCAGAATCGGGCTTGTGGGACCTGAACCAAACCAGGCTGCCAGTCTGGATAGAAAGGGCGAAGAGCCTGACTCCTTCACAGATAGTCTGGGAAATATGCACAGATTCAGATGCCTGGACCGTCTGGTCGGCCATGCCGCAGGGTGAAGAGGTGATCAGAAACATCATGCGGATGCTGGGGGAAATGGGTGCGCTTGAAAGCCGTCAGACCGTCTCCCTTTCTTCGATGGCTGACCGCCTGTCGACCCTGAAGGAGGAAGATGAAGGAATGAACGAGGCCGGGTACCTGAAACCCGGTCAACCCGGAATCGACCTGCTTACGGTTCATAAAGCCAAAGGATTGACTTACCATTCCGTTCTGGTGTTGGATGATTTTTCTGCAAAGTCCTCGGGGAAAGGGCAATCATGGGTTCGGCATGATGAACTGGGATACGTCTTTAAGGGACTTTCTTCGGAAGGAAGCCGTGAATCGGGTTTTCCGCTTTTCAAACTGATCAGTCAGCGGTTGCAGCAGGATGATCAGGCCGAATCCAACCGGGTATTTTATGTTGCCATGACCCGGGCCACGCATTATCTCATGGTCATTGGTGAAGCAGAAAAGAAAAACCGGATGACTGCTGTGTGGGCGGTCTGCCAGGAGTCCGGCCTCCCTGATGGCGTCTTTATCCGGCAGTCGGGTCAAGGTCCTGAATCTTTCCCGGGGACCCCTTTTCTTCCCGGCCGACCAGATGGAATGGGTCCTTCGCAGTGGGAACAGTTGCGGTTATCATGGAAGTCATCTCCTCTTCAATCCGACTCGTGGTTCACCAACTTCACCGCCACTGGTCTGATGGCAGTTAATCAATGCGGAACCGCCTCCCGCTTAAAAAAAATAGCCATCAACCGTCGGTCGGGTTCCTCACGCGGGGCGGTTACCGGAACGGTGCTGCACCAGTTGCTGGCCATGGACCATTGGCCGGAAGAGGCTGATCGACGGGTGCTGGCCGATTCACTGTCTGAATCAGAATGGAAGGAAGTGCTGGCGGAGGCTGAACGGATCCGGTCTGGTGCGGAGTACCTGCATTGGTCCTCCTTATCAAACCGTCATGAACTGTCCTTTTTTATTGAAGTGGGCGGGCGGTATCTGCAGGGATCGGTTGACTGGTTGGTTCTGGATGGAAGCAGGGGAGTGATCATTGATTTTAAAAGCAATCAGATACGGACCACCATCGGGGACCTTTTTAAACAGTACGATCTGCAGTTTGATGTTTATACAGTGGCAGCCGCCTCGCTGTTTCCGGATCTGACAGAGTTTGAACAGGTGTTGTTTTCTACCAAAACCGGTCAGACTTTCCGTAAAATGGTCCAACGACGGGAAGTGGAGTCAATCAGACAAAATCTGAGTCACTTTATTCACCGGATTGAAAAGGGAGAATTTGACCGCGATTATCGTGATATTGAGGCAGAATCCTGTCCGTCCTGCCCATTCCATTCATGGTGTTACCAGAAAGAAGACATTCAATCCATGCAGGTTTTAACCGATGACTGA